Proteins from a genomic interval of Arvicola amphibius chromosome 10, mArvAmp1.2, whole genome shotgun sequence:
- the Srrt gene encoding LOW QUALITY PROTEIN: serrate RNA effector molecule homolog (The sequence of the model RefSeq protein was modified relative to this genomic sequence to represent the inferred CDS: inserted 4 bases in 3 codons; deleted 1 base in 1 codon), translating to MGDSDDEYDRRRRDKFRRERSDYDRSRERDERRRGDDWNDREWDRGRERRSRGEYRDYDRNRRERFSPPRHELSPPQKRMRRDWDEHSSDPYHSGYDMPYAGGGGGPTYGPPQPWGHPDVHIMQHHVLPIQARLGSIAEIDLGVPPPVMKSFKEFLLSLDDSVDETEAVKRYNDYKLDFRRQQMQDFFLAHKDEEWFRSKYHPDEVGKRRQEARGALQNRLKVFLSLMESGWFDNLLLDIDKADAIVKMLDAAVIKMEGGTENDLRILEQEEEEEQAGKAGEANKKEEGRAGPVPGDGERKVNDKDEKKEDGKQPEDDSPNDDKTKKPEGDGDKEEKKEEAEKEPKKSKKRNRKQSGDDSFDEGSVSESESESESGPAEEEKEETEEALKEKEKPKEEEREKPKDAAGLECKPRPLHKTCSLFMRNIAPNISRAEIISLCKRYPGFMRVALSEPQPERRFFRRGWVTFDRSVNIKEICWNLQNIRLRECELSPGVNRDLTRRVRNINGITQHKQIVRNDIKLAAKLIHTLDDRTQLWASEPGTPPVPTSLPSQNPILKNITDYLIEEVSAEEEELLGSSGGPPPEEPPKEGNPAEINVERDEKLIKGVLDKLLLYLRIVHSLDYYNTCEYPNEDEMPNRCGIIHVRGPMPPXRISHGEVLEWQKTFEEKLTPLLSVRESLSEEEAQKMGRKDPDQEVEKFVTSNTQEXGKDKWLCPLSGKKFKGPEFCAQHIFNXHAEKIEEVKKEVAFFNNFLTDAKRPALPEIKPAQPPGPAQSLTPGLPYPHQTPQGLMPYGQPRPPILGYGAGAVRPAVPTGGPPYPHAPYGAGRGNYDAFRGQGGYPGKPRNRMVRGDPRAIVEYRDLDAPDDVDFF from the exons ATGGGTGACAGTGATGACGAATACGATCGGAGACGGAGGGACAAATTTCGAAGAGAACGGAGCGACTATGACCGTTCCCGGGAAAGAGATGAAAGACGGCGAGGGGACGATTGGAATGACCG AGAGTGGGACCGTGGCCGTGAGCGCCGCAGTCGGGGCGAATATCGAGATTATGACCGGAATCGAAGGGAGCGCTTCTCACCCCCTCGCCATGAACTTAGCCCTCCACAAAAGCGCATGCGGAGAGACTG GGATGAGCACAGCTCTGACCCATACCACAGTGGCTATGACATGCCCTAtgctggggggggtgggggaccaACTTACGGCCCCCCTCAGCCCTGGGGCCACCCAGACGTCCACATCATGCAGCACCATGTCCTGCCTATCCAGGCCAG GCTAGGCAGCATTGCAGAGATTGACTTGGGTGTGCCACCACCCGTAATGAAGTCCTTTAAAGAATTCCTCCTGTCCCTGGATGACTCTGTGGATGAGACCGAGGCAGTTAAGCGCTACAATGACTACAAGCTCGACTTCCGAAGGCAGCAGATGCAGGACTTTTTCCTGGCTCATAAAGATGAGGAGTG GTTCCGATCTAAGTATCACCCTGATGAGGTGGGAAAGCGTCGGCAGGAGGCCCGGGGGGCCCTGCAGAACCGATTGAAGGTGTTTCTGTCCCTCATGGAGAGTGGCTGGTTTGACAACCTTCTCTTGGACATAGACAAAGCTGATGCCATTGTGAAGATGTTAGATGCAG CTGTCATTAAGATGGAAGGTGGCACGGAGAACGACCTCCGAATcctggagcaggaggaagaggaagaacaggcAGGCAAGGCTGGGGAGGCCAACAAGAAAGAGGAAGGCCGTGCTGGACCAGTCCCGGGGGATGGAGAGCGCAAGGTCAACGATAAGgatgagaagaaagaagatggaaaacaG CCGGAAGATGACAGTCCTAATGATGACAAAACTAAGAAACCTGAGGGTGACGGGgacaaggaggagaagaaagaagaggctgAGAAGGAACCCAAGAAG AGCAAGAAACggaacaggaagcagagtggtGATGACAGCTTTGACGAGGGCAGTGTGTCCGAGTCCGAGTCCGAGTCCGAGAGTGGTCCAgctgaggaggagaaagaggagactg aagaagcacttaaagaaaaggagaagcccaaggaagaagagagggaaaagcccAAGGATGCTGCAGGGCTGGAGTGTAAGCCCCGGCCCCTGCACAAGACTTGCTCTCTCTTCATGCGCAACATTGCCCCCAACATTTCGAGGGCAGAGATCATTTCT CTCTGTAAGCGGTACCCAGGCTTTATGCGAGTGGCGCTGTCGGAGCCCCAGCCTGAGAGGAG GTTCTTCCGCCGTGGCTGGGTGACTTTTGACCGCAGCGTTAACATTAAGGAGATCTGTTGGAACCTGCAGAACATCCGC CTCCGTGAGTGTGAATTGAGTCCTGGTGTGAACAGAGACCTGACCCGTCGTGTCCGCAACATAAATGGTATCACACAGCACAAGCAGATAGTGCGCAATGACATCAAGCTGGCAGCTAAGCTGATCCACACACTGGATGACAGGACCCAGCTCTGGGCCTCTGAGCCTGGGACACCACCTGTGCCCACA AGCCTGCCCTCGCAGAACCCCATCCTCAAGAACATCACTGACTACCTGATTGAGGAAGTGAGTGCGGAAGAGGAGGAGCTTCTGGGGAGCAGTGGAGGGCCCCCTCCTGAGGAGCCTCCCAAGGAAGGCAACCCAGCAGAGATCAATGTGGAGAGGGATGAAAAGCTGATCAAGGGT GTCTTAGATAAGCTCCTCCTCTATTTG CGGATTGTGCACTCTCTGGATTATTACAACACTTGTGAGTACCCCAACGAAGACGAGATGCCCAACCGCTGTGGCATAATCCACGTTCGGGGGCCCATGCCTCC CCGGATCAGTCACGGAGAAG TGCTAGAGTGGCAGAAGACGTTTGAGGAGAAACTGACTCCGCTGCTGAGTGTGCGTGAATCGCTTTCTGAAGAAGAGGCCCAGAAGATGGGGCGTAAGGACCCCGATCAGGAAGTGGAGAAGTTTGTCACTTCCAACACGCAGG CTGGCAAGGATAAGTGGCTGTGTCCTCTCAGTGGCAAGAAATTCAAG GGCCCTGAGTTTTGTGCGCAACATATCTTCA AGCACGCAGAGAAGATTGAGGAGGTGAAGAAGGAGGTGGCATTCTTTAACAACTTTCTCACAGACGCTAAGCGCCCAGCTTTGCCCGAGATCAAACCCGCTCAGCCACCTGGCCCTGCCCAGA GCCTGACTCCAGGACTTCCCTATCCGCACCAGACGCCACAGGGCCTGATGCCATATGGTCAGCCCCGGCCTCCCATCCTGGGCTATGGAG CTGGTGCTGTCCGCCCTGCAGTCCCAACAGGAGGGCCTCCATACCCCCATGCTCCGTATGGTGCCGGTCGCGGGAACTATGATGCTTTTCGAGGTCAAGGAGGATACCCTGGGAAACCTCGGAACAG GATGGTTCGAGGAGACCCGAGGGCCATAGTGGAATATAGGGACCTGGACGCCCCAGATGACGTTGATTTCTTTTGA
- the Ufsp1 gene encoding inactive Ufm1-specific protease 1: KARKSGSTCGISPSCFGLVRVARFRAPTLPAASSRKDREPVIRPASADTCLSTLELLKDVHLGLALPCHRPARLALLSGHYLYYHYGCDGLDDRGWGCGYRTLQTLCSWPEGQSSGVPGLAAIQAALEDMGDKPPGFRDSRDWIGCVEASLCLEHFGGLQGRLCHMPRGAGLLGELERIYSHFMEGGGPVMVGGDADAQSKALLGICEGPGPEAYILILDPHYWGTPKNSSELQAAGWVGWQKVSSVFDSHSFYNLCLTRRT, translated from the coding sequence AAGGCTCGGAAATCGGGGTCTACTTGTGGCATTTCTCCTTCGTGCTTCGGTTTGGTGAGGGTTGCCCGGTTCCGCGCACCCACCCTGCCCGCCGCTAGCTCCAGAAAAGACCGGGAACCCGTAATTCGCCCCGCCTCGGCGGACACCTGTCTGAGCACCCTGGAGCTGCTGAAGGACGTGCACCTGGGCCTGGCTCTGCCCTGCCACCGTCCTGCCCGACTGGCCCTCCTCTCGGGCCACTACCTTTACTATCACTACGGCTGCGACGGACTGGACGACCGCGGCTGGGGATGTGGCTACCGCACGCTGCAGACGCTGTGCTCTTGGCCAGAGGGCCAGTCTTCCGGCGTGCCTGGGCTGGCAGCCATACAGGCTGCCCTGGAGGACATGGGCGATAAGCCCCCCGGGTTCCGGGACTCTCGGGACTGGATTGGCTGTGTAGAGGCCAGTCTCTGCCTTGAACACTTTGGAGGACTTCAGGGGCGCCTATGCCACATGCCCCGTGGAGCCGGACTTCTGGGAGAACTGGAGCGGATTTATTCCCACTTCATGGAGGGCGGCGGCCCAGTAATGGTGGGAGGGGACGCAGATGCTCAGTCTAAAGCCTTGCTGGGAATCTGTGAGGGGCCAGGTCCGGAAGCCTATATACTGATACTGGACCCACACTACTGGGGCACTCCAAAGAACAGTAGCGAACTGCAAGCTGCTGGGTGGGTGGGCTGGCAAAAGGTAAGCAGCGTCTTTGACTCACATTCCTTTTACAACCTGTGCTTGACCAGACGCACCTGA
- the Ache gene encoding LOW QUALITY PROTEIN: acetylcholinesterase (The sequence of the model RefSeq protein was modified relative to this genomic sequence to represent the inferred CDS: inserted 4 bases in 4 codons; deleted 7 bases in 6 codons; substituted 1 base at 1 genomic stop codon): protein MAVMRPSWYPLHTPSLASPLLFLLLSLLGGGAGAEGREDLQLLVRVRGGQLRGIRLKAPGGPVAAFLGIPFAEPPVGSRRFMPPEPKRPWSGVLDATTFQNVCYQYVDTLYPGFEGTEMWNPNRELSEDCLYLNVWTPHPRPASPAPVLIWIYGGGFYSGASSLDVYDGRFLAQVEGTVLVSMNYRVGTFGFLALPGSREAPGNVGLLDQRLALQWVQENIAAFGGNPMSVTLFGESAGAASVGMHILSPPSRSLFHRAVLQSGTPNGPWATRECEEARRRATLLARLVGCXPGGAGGNDTELIACLRTRPAQDLVDHEWHVLASRKYLRFSFVPVVDGDFLSDTPEALINAGDFQDLQVTNGXPECLVGVVKDEGSYFLVYGVPGFSKDNESLISRAQFLAGVRIGVPQASDLAAEAVVLHYTDWLHPEDPANLRDAMSAVVGDHNVVCPVAQLAGRLAAQGARVYAYVFEHRASTLTWPLWMGVXHGYEIEFIFGLPLDPXLNYTMEERIFAQRLMKYWTNFARTGDPNDPRDSKTPQWPPYTTGAQQYVSLNLRPLEVRRGLRXQTCAFWNRFLPKLLSATDTLDEAERQWKAEFHRWSSYMVHWKNQFDHYSKQERCSDL from the exons ATGGCAGTGATGAGGCCTTCCTGGTATCCCCTGCACACACCCTCCCTGgcatctcccctcctcttcctcctcctctccctcctgggaggaggggcaggggcTGAGGGCCGGGAAGACCTACAGCTGCTGGTGAGGGTTCGAGGGGGCCAGCTGAGGGGCATTCGCCTGAAGGCCCCTGGGGGCCCAGTTGCAGCTTTTCTGGGCATCCCCTTTGCAGAGCCGCCTGTGGGCTCACGTAGGTTTATGCCACCAGAGCCCAAGCGGCCCTGGTCAGGAGTGTTGGATGCTACCACCTTTCAAAATGTCTGCTACCAATATGTGGACACCCTGTACCCTGGGTTTGAGGGTACTGAGATGTGGAACCCCAACCGAGAGCTGAGTGAAGAC TGCCTGTATCTTAATGTGTGGACACCACACCCCAGGCCTGCTTCTCCCGCACCTGTCCTCATCTGGATCTATGGGGGTGGCTTCTACAGTGGAGCATCCTCCTTGGACGTGTATGATGGCCGTTTCCTGGCCCAGGTTGAGGGGACCGTATTGGTATCTATGAACTACCGAGTAGGAACCTTTGGCTTCTTGGCCCTGCCGGGCAGCAGAGAA GCCCCTGGCAACGTAGGCCTG CTGGATCAACGGCTTGCCTTGCAATGGGTACAAGAGAATATTGCAGCCTTTGGGGGAAACCCGATGTCAGTGACTCTGTTTGGGGAGAGTGCAGGTGCAGCCTCGGTGGGCATGCACATTCTGTCCCCGCCAAGCCGGAGCCTCTTCCACAGGGCTGTCCTACAGAGTGGTACGCCCAACGGGCCCTGGGCCACCCGTGAGTGC GAGGAGGCCAGGCGCAGGGCCACACTGCTAGCACGCCTAGTGGGCT CCCCAGGTGGCGCTGGTGGCAATGACACAGAGCTGATAGCCTGCCTGCGGACGCGGCCAGCTCAGGACCTGGTGGACCATGAATGGCATGTGCTTGCCTCAAGAAAGTATCTTCGATTTTCCTTCGTGCCTGTGGTGGACGGGGACTTCCTCAGTGACACGCCAGAGGCCCTCATCAATGCTGGAGATTTTCAAGACCTGCAGGTGACTAATGGTTGACCAGA GTGCTTGGTGGGTGTGGTGAAGGACGAGGGCTCCTACTTTCTGGTTTACGGGGTCCCAGGCTTCAGCAAAGACAATGAATCTCTCATCAGCCGGGCCCAGTTCCTGGCTGGGGTGCGGATCGGTGTACCCCAAGCAAGTGACCTGGCGGCCGAGGCTGTGGTCCTACACTATACAGACTGGCTGCACCCTGAGGACCCTGCC AACCTGAGGGACGCCATGAGTGCAGTGGTAGGCGACCACAACGTTGTGTGCCCCGTGGCCCAGCTGGCTGGGCGACTGGCTGCCCAAGGGGCCCGGGTCTATGCCTACGTCTTTGAACACCGTGCCTCCACATTGACTTGGCCCCTCTGGATGGGGG CCCATGGCTATGAAATCGAGTTCATCTTTGGGCTCCCCCTGGACC CGCTGAACTACACCATGGAGGAGAGAATCTTTGCTCAGCGACTTATGAAATACTGG ACCAATTTTGCCCGCACAGG GGACCCCAATGACCCTCGAGACTCCAAGACCCCACAGTGGCCACCGTACACCACTGGAGCGCAGCAATATGTGAGCCTGAACCTGAGGCCCTTGGAGGTGCGGCGGGGGCTGC GCCAGACCTGCGCCTTCTGGAATCGCTTTCTCCCCAAATTGCTCAGCGCCACTG ACACGCTGGACGAGGCGGAGCGCCAGTGGAAGGCCGAGTTCCACCGCTGGAGCTCCTACATGGTGCACTGGAAGAACCAGTTCGACCACTACAGCAAGCAGGAGCGCTGCTCAGACCTGTGA